The genomic stretch aaatgatctatatttctaaatatacaaGGGCATCTGTGACTTTATCTTTCTAGGATGTCATCAAGTTGGAGACTCAATACTGGACACTGGTGGATATACCTAAACAGGAAAAACAGGAAACAGTGCCTGCCTTTGTTCTACGCGCATGTTCCATTATGGAGAAGACCCACAAAAGCGGGGAGGGTGTGAAAACTTCGGCCCGTCTGGCCGAGGAAGCTGATACCAAAAGAGAACGCATTGAAAGACTCGAAAGTGAGTTGAAATTCTATTACAGCAGatcaattttccaaatatggATTGTTCCAATGTATAAGgtgtttaaatataaagttgAAAATCAATAGATTAGAGATACAATTGCTAAACATACATATGTTTGCTTTTCGAGGAGctatctattttaataataaaaataatattcttaatttataaaaataatataataatttataataatttataatataatttattataaatttataatataatttataatataataatttttaatttataatttataataatattcttaatttataatactatatcatacgaaatatattttatttagttttatttttattttcgtagtATTCTCTAATAATAGCTACAACTTATAttcgtaacatttttattgaacTATGTTATGATATATCTAACGATATCATTGAAATCATATACATTCCGTAATTCTTTCGTGATTAGTTatctttttgaaatatttgtaaaccTTTCATATACATTTCGTATGATATAATAAGTATGATCATATAATATGATGATATACATTTAGTATGATCTGAAAAGTTATCGCAGTGGTTCCACTTATGTCACTTTGAATTGAatttgaattgaaattaaactaTCTCCTCAATTAATGGTCCTATGTTATGAGtagatttattcttttttacgcAAAATTACGAGCTGGATCGGTTAACGTAATGAAGAATATACGATTTCATTTCAAAAAACGAACTTGACCTTCATAGTCTTACAAAATTACGTCAAATTATGTCCCCCTTGAAACCATTTCAACCATCCATTTCATCAGAATTGACACTACAATTTGAAGACAAACATGATAACTtggtaataatacaataatttactaaCATAGTTTTgttgttaaatatatgtttttaaaataaaattttaagaaagtaTAATAGATGAATAACagttttaaaacaattaagTTCTTCGCTGTTCTTACCTAagatctatacatatataactatacatatattgctttttcttactttctatataacataaataaacCTATTACAAATTATGGTTAATTAagacatatttttcaaagccATTAACACTACAATTATCGACGTCTAAAATACAAAACTTGCAGCAAAGAGATCAAAACGGAAGGTGtgtgaaaatatatgtacaattcAAGAAAATGCAAGTTTTCATTTAcatgttttacaaaatatcaCACGAGCTCCCTAAAATGCATCCTTATGAAtgcataatatacatacatatagtgCTACAAAAATtactatgaaaaattacaaattggtGATTTTAATTGTTAAGACAGTTTTagtgttaaaaattatctgtCTTATAGACGTTTTTGTAGAATAAAgcaaatagaaagaaaataaataaaactggaATGAAATGTCATATAATGTGTAAAACATTGAGATTCAACttcttatagaaaatattacacgtgtcataaaaagataaaacccAATAtgactttaaaataaattaccaatTAAGTCAATTACACATTGCATCAAATAACATATACGTTACATACGTTTTTCATTGAACGTAATAGgttttattgttgttgttgttctcTATCGATTTATTCctctgtatacatatatattatatttatttgtatgtatagGTATGACAACAGCTCAAATTGAAGCAGAGAACACTCAAATGACTAACGACCTGTACAGATTATTGAAAAAGTACACGGGGCTGAGAAATCTCATTCGAGACTTAAAGGTATTTATAAACTAAGTAAACCAAattattctttgtttcacatgtcattttcttttacatgTATCGAAACTGAATAAGTTGGTAAATAATTCCTGAAAAACATGCTCGCTTGAGAACCTTCCTTATGTTTTTATCATGcaaatacacatatatacatatcttaTATGTAAATCCCACTTTATTTCCTCGTCCTTCGTTATCCAAACAGAGTAACTATAAAAGAAGTTATTcaatagagaaaagaaatgactgttcgtaaaattatgaaaatttgtttgcgTCAACAGAACTATTGTTCAAAGTCAAAAGCGTTTCTTCACGCTGTCTTATAAATGCAAAAACGCCGGCCAGAGATTTTTATATGCCGTACCCACAATACCGATACTTCATTTAAGAAGAAATGGTACGACCGAGACGAGTAAAGTAAGAATAACTTAGCGCTGCGCTGCCCACGTAGATTTATCATTATCCATAATGCTCACTTCAAACCTGATAAAGTTCGTAAAGAAATAATAGTTCCTGACACTGATTGATCAAGatttttttgcttttcttAGACAGACAGTTCCTTaacgtattgcttttcttttttttttttatttgcgtttattttacaatcaattctcgttagagaattttaagtaaatttatctgacgtggttAATTACCACATGATGACTAcgacatgattaataagtgtttataatatatttgattctatttgaatctggtgcttaggtctaaggtgtaggTCTAAGGTGTCCTTTTAGCCTggggatctgttccgacgaaCGTATTGCTTGAAACAAATTCTAATCTACATCTTATTAGTCTAAAGCTTCTGGAAAAATGTGGAgcatactttttaaaataaaacaattgcaTATTTATATCCAACtatatcataatttataaatacaattaaacatctactttttgttttttttcgttttaatgtTGCTTTCGAAGGTCATTAGCAATCTCATGTACCTATCcttgttcaattttgaatatatttacactaattataaatacataaacatccacaatattattatgaaGTATATAAAAggtttcttatataaatttcttatataaatttagttATCACATAGTGGTAAAGGCCTTCTTTATTTGCCTTTTCactttataacataaaataaaatattcaatgtgATAACATTGATAATAATCTAATAGTTAtcctaaatataaaaatataatcacaATGTTCATTAATTCTTTCCAAATagaaattatcgaatttttcctTACCAAGCAAATGACAGATCCAATACAATTAAGAGGGttgataataaaaacaatacttgtaaaatttttttactttttggaCAATAACGCAAACTCACAACAGGGtgaaattaatgttataaaaaataatctataCTTCCACTTGCtatcaaatgaaaattaaccAGTTCTATAAAAACCTTTGTCACGAGGActttatgatttaattaaataggtATAGTTTTTCTGCGATATGATTATAAATACACTCACTCAggaattgtgtatattttacatattattatataattatgaatatgttgtttaaaaaattaaattgtattgaatagaaattaaagatgCTAGAACAATCTTTCACTGTCATGGAGAAAAACAAACGTGGACAGAAATTGTTTTTGTCATGggttctttaatttttttatttaccaatttaCAATTACTCACTATTTTGTCATAGACCATGATGAAGACCTACCTTATGTTAATAATACTAATGCTCTGTCTCCCACAGGAGGAATACAATAGCTCAAAAGTGTATCCAATCTTTCCCCGTTATCCGATCCTGAAGGACATGATAAAGGATATAATGCATAATCCAGACTATATGGAAGTTTGTCACGAGGTGGACCAAGCATAGCGGCCAGACCCCCTCCACCGCTCGCCACGTATGACCTTGTAAAAAGGATCTTAGCGTGGACGTTGGTGAAGGGGGTGTACCAGAAACGAGCCTGAGCAAGACTTTCACTTCTCCATTCATGGTGACTGATTACCGcaaattctgttttatttcacACCTATGGtctctataaaaatatacatatctgTATTTATAGCACTTTTCGTCTGATGATATTCAGCCGGTACATATTTACAAGAAACCATACATCACCTTGTGTGTAcgctaattaataatataaaaatatgtgtgtatgtaaAGTAAGGAAATATGACATTAGTTCAGGAAAGGAATAGAAGAtagattttatcaaaaaatatataattaaacgaacgttCCTTTGAAGATTCTCCGTATGTTGGAATGATGCTTTGAGTATAGTATTTTTCGTGGTATTTTATGGTACCACGAGAGATCCACTTGGtgacaataaataacaatacaaatgcagaaattaatttttgttgcatttttatcgaataaagaatttttagaattataaaataacttgCTGGTATTTCAAGAGAGAAAAGGATAATTcatcaaaaatgaaattatgtaaaattatgtcTTCGTTGTGATTCtaaaatttcatctttttgatctgaaaaataaaataattatcaaaaggATTCTTTAATGTGAAAATTcatcaaaatgaaaaaagataaagacaGGAGCACCAAGTACTACAAGAACAACTAATTCCAACATAgggaagaaatataattgatcATCTTAATTTCTGATTATGATCGGAATAGCCGCTTGCACATTGAAACacaaaatacagaaattacaCCAGTACGTTTCACACGTAAACGTTGTGTAAACGCGgtgtaaaatttctattaaggTAGTTTATAATGGAGAAAGTTCTTAAAAATGTTAGATTTATAAGATGTATCCCTATCGTCGAGTGTTGTGTATCTttgtatacaaattatatcatATGAGTGTGCATGTGCttgtcaaaataaataaaatgtgtttAAGTGTGAAACGCAACACTCTGCTTTCTGCTATTCGATGGTCGTAATACGTGATGCCGTCATTAAGTATTGTCAACTTAATAAGAGTTTGTTGAACAAAGGAGACCTCTCTTTACCTACGAACAGGACAAACGGTAGCAATTTAGtaagataatatatttattctgcGTCAAATATCACTTTGCGAATGATGACACTCTTTTTCGTAATACAGAAACATTTTTGCTTCGATTACAGTGGAAACTAGATATTTAGGTATAACATCATTAACTCGTTAATAATCGTTGTCGTACGCGATGGTGTAACCGCAACTGATGCAATACAGGATGTATAGCATGCAGATGTTACacagagaaaaatttattgtacccattattttatgttataattatttctatagaGTTTATTGAAGTTTACTGTCGTAccaactataaaattattagtGGTACTATAggagaatatattataatacgagatatttaatttaattaatttctactaataataattttcactataattatttttatataattatctaCACGATAATTTCCACTAATTTATCAAGTAATTTTGTATCCTCGATAGACATTAACAGACTTGATTTCGCTTTATTCGTGCATATTTAACACACTTAAGTTTAAATagcgattttttaaatctcatACTGGAAGTCATTTGAAAAAGAATAAGTCATTAGAAGttcaatacaaaatatttgtcttTCGCTTCTGTcatgattttcaaatttcttctcgtctttttctttcgtaaaatttttaattctgcaggaataatcttttctattttataaaacaaatgatTCTATACCTTTGTATTTTGTTGTATCTACATGCTtcatttaacaataatttagcTATGTAACATCAtacacataaaatatttcgtaaactcctaaaagaaaaatacctAACagagttaaaatttatttatcttgaaCATATAAAAACATATCTTTTCCGTCTagtgaaagaggaaaaattgcTATCAATATCTTTACTTAGTGCAGAAAGCAGTTCACTTATAATGTCCTGTACGaacttcttttcatttcttcttttcttttcatcgtCATCAGTTGAAAAACTACAAGATGTATGTGCTGTATTCACATTTGACTCCAATTAAGACGGAATTACTGCTTTGTATATATTGGTTGAAACAATGCTAACCATAGATCATATACGTTTACgttattgtataataatgcAGAAAGGAGAGGATGTATTctttaagaaatttgaaataataaacatatcTCATCATTATcgcatttacatatatacaatataaatataaaagcacCTACATGATATAAACAGACACACGTGCGTACTTTtagaacaaattgaaataaaatatttcactttagTCAACCTCTGCACTTtcagaaattatacaattatccATTGTTATACGTAACGTCGATTCATCTTATACTTCTTTGTTAGCgaagtacatatgtatgtatgtaaacAAGATATGTTTATTTACTAACATAATTATATGATGCACTatagtttttataaaaactgtTAAATCAACAAAATATCGTATTCGCTATaattcatgaaaaatattcgagttcGTGTATTAACATAACTTGACTCGAACATTATATCAATTAACACGGCtgaaaaaattaactttccaccaaatttttcaatttttaattaaaaaataaattttaataaattaaaaaaaatgaatagactcccaatttttttaattttaaaaactgaaAAGTTtcagttattatttatttatttattagtttaagttatttatttttcatttacatacTTCATGAAAGCTTATGAAAGCTTAAATTGATTGtggaatataattaatcaatttatcGATGATTCATCTATCACGCTATTAGAATAAGCAACGGTGCATGAAATGATAACAAAAACTAATATAACAGgaatatataaactataaaaagtTTTGCTACGttatcttaatatttaaaaattctaataatgAATTATGGCGAACTTAcgatttaaatgtataaattataaactatATAATCAAACGAATTTCTGTAAAGGTCCGTTTACGAAAACAATTCGCGGAATATATCATAATTTgatatcaaaatttcaattacgtaaatttatcaaaaatctcTGACAGACATCtgcaatatttcatatatataaataatcatagtttgcataatatttaaaataagtaCTTCTTGgaatggaatatttattttaatacacaTTATTGTGATATTGATTTACATTTCAAGTGCAACACATAACAGCATTGCAAAAATCTATACTGAGCGTTTAAATCGTTAAAATCTAGtcgtaaaagaaacaaaaatatgaatcatCTACTACATAAGTAatgtttaagaaaaaaaaaccaatGGCTGACAGCTCGAAATCAAAATGCACGTATATGTAATGCACGACAAACATTGAGACGACAAGACGATCTATTATGAAAACGTGGATCCTTTTCAATGTATGTCGATGCCTAGTGACCCATAATCTCTTCCCTTGTATGTTTAAAACGATTCTTATATCCCAATCAAAAGCCTGTTACaaacaaacaatataaataaggCATCAGTTCAGAGAAATGTTGGGTACAGGCATATACAGAAACTAAAATAACGATGATTAAGTGGTCAAATGACATACTTGATGATTAATATCGAAAAGGTAATTTCTGATCCCGTAATGCGCATTCCTCTTCAAATTGATTCATATCtcaaaacaaaatgaaacttACGATATTTATGCGAATCAAATTTTCcagagaataaaatatttttcgaaaggTGTTCTTTCCTATCACACCGATCGCCTTCAGTTTATCGATATCAAAAGTAACacgtacaaaataaaattccaagcaACCCTAAATAACGAGCTTACACGAACAgtactttcatttttacaaatttcatgaTAATTTTGCATTGTAATATACTTCTTTCGCTGAAATACATAACAAATTTTGCAATGAATCAAACTTGACAAgcttcgaatgaaatttatacaaatattaatattaaggtatattggaaatggaaatttcaaaaattatatcaaatatcaatCATGCGCAagattatatcgtataaaattatgaacaagacggattgaaattttttgtcTGCATTCAGCAAATCTACGTAAAAGAGGAATACATACATACTGTAGCTATTGATTGTGTAGAATAGTGCTTTTGTCGTAgatatttatcttcttctatgatctatgtatatgtataaagaaacgtacaatatttgaagaaatttcgaCACAGAAGGCTGCAGCTTgataatttccaatttattttccattaatattTCCTAATTTCGTTATCTAGCATATATACTTACTtactttctttaaattatttaatgcaAATACATTACCacataatcaaatatttacttATGCTATAAATCAAAAAAGAATCTGAATACTTAAAGATCAAAATTTAGAACATTATTTATGCAATGTTAATTgactatattatattcttaatgTTAATATAAAGACCAAAGTTAACTGAAGAATCACCATGAAATGTACACGTTACATAGTCTATACAAATTCATTATTAAACTTTGTTTCTGAAATGTTGACtggttaaattatatttataattactatatgtatatccaGATGCATGTACGATTACCTTGGGAGAATTCAGTCGCGACATAATTCATATCTTTTATGCAAAACAAAATATCTTCTTAGACCAATGATCGCATAATATTAAGGAGAACTTAAGGTATAATATAAAGCAGAACTACATGTAGCGAAGGAGTAAAGCTATACTCGATGCAATGTCTTTGAATTGATGAATATAGCAAGTGTGCTCGCCTTTTTGATGAAACTAGGAGAGTGCCAAATAGATTTTGAAAGTTTATACGTGTGCGTAAGTGCGAATATGACGTTATGCAAtggcatatacatatatatttgcgAGTGTTACCgtaagatttttatatagtgtattgtacgtaataatgttgaCGTAGTTTTATTTTGCTGGACTGATCGTTAATTGCgcgtaaaaattttttatgactatataaaacataatgcatataaattaaattatttgttgtatataaaatcaaatctattttaattttagcaATTAAAACTATCTTCAGTAATGAAGATATTTAGCAAAATTCgttatttatcgaaaaagatattgaaaattagTTATTGAAGTGTGCAAAAACCGGGACTCACTCCAGCGAAAAAAACTATCAATGATATAagtataattacaataaacatACACATACGGATGTCTGATACGAGAGATCGACCTAATGTGTTTAAGAGTTTGTACATGGTAGACGTAATAACCGTATTAATGTcctatagaaatatataacattcaATGGTGCTTTGGTTTCTCATGGAATGTTATTAGGAGAGGTCTTTAAACCtttaaaaatacgatatttctatacgtataaaacacgataaatatacagagaagcaatttttaatctttatcCCTCCTACTCTAATAGCAATATGGccataaagtaataaaatttgtacgatCTGAAAAAAACTAAATTTGCTTCgatctatatatgtacatgtttttatataaatcgGCACACATAATGATTGAAAATGTTCAGCACATGTCATGTCgtaaaaatactaaatttattccaaaaaaaatatcgacgaGTTTAAGATCAATTACGAAATCAAAGGACCATTATCCACTGATTCAATATACATAAGTGTACAATAATCGAGtggcaaatgaaatttatggcTTCGAGTAAGAATTCAATTTTCGAAACTTTATCTCGCGTTCTTGATAAGTGTATGTTTATGGAATCTATCAATGAAAATTCGACCAATCTGTATGTCTATAACCAGTAATCGTACGCTGTATGACACACGTTTCATGTATGCATCTAAGCGATGTATTTCTGTAAGTGGATAGagaatatgtatacatattcgCTTTATTACGATAAGCTTCTGGGCGCATATCGATAAGTTACATAGACGTAAATTTTTAcggataaaaaaataaatacaaatatatatattttgacaGGAACTTCATAAGGAAGTTAGCGAAAATCTCGAGGAGGACCTTCACTGAGACTATTCGTTTAGCGTACAAGCTGTGAAACGATGCAAATCTTTACAAGCAAACGATTCATTGCTGAAAGTTCAGTATTGAACGATCATCGTATGTCCCTATAAAAGAATTCTAATATCTTCGTGATATTTTCTGATATAATGTACGATGCCGCGAATCGGATTATTTCGCACGTTTTAGATCCGATTGTGTGAATGtctttaaatactttcgtatTCTAAACGAAATTGTGGGGTCACAGTCCATCTCAAAAAGGAGTCGtaaagaatttaaagatacagtattttctaatttcataaTCATCAGTACGTGATCATAGGTTTTCGTCTTCTTACTCACAATTATACTGTACCTATGATAAGTTGCcctaaacaaaataattcgttttacGCGCTATTAGAATACACCCTAGCATAGAGCAAGAGATGTCAAGGTATTATTAGTACAGCTAGCATTGTGTACTTCATTGTAAAATGTGCGATTTAATGAACAGACTACACATAAATTAATAAGTCAATCGCCAGGCTAGATCGACTGAGAGAacacattatacatataagatTATACACATAGGTCGTCTGTTATGATTTATATCGTGCAATCTTTGCAGTCAATAGTTATGGAAATATAGATTTTCAGATCAATATGCGAAGTTTATTGAGCACGCACGTTTTAACGTCGCAAGCAATTCACAAATGTTTCTCGAACTTCGATCATTGATATCATTAATCGCTAGTCCgtgtagaatttataatatacatataatcacTTGTGGTAACATGAAAAAGGGAGATAAGCTATTGTGATGTTTGTATGTTCGTTACGGTAGAATTGCAAAGTGGAATTATTTAGGAATGCATAGTGTATAACTATACTATAATCATGTATGATATCGTTTAGATTTTTATCAGTTCCATTATTATGTGTATGGTAATTTATTGAAGTACAGTTAGAGTACAATGCTCACGTTGATCAGTTGTAAATTATGTCATgtacttgataaatttatacacacacacatcttttcttatttaacactggcttttatttctattaaaattctttcatataTGAACATGAAATATCTGACTGTACACaaattatgtttaaaaaaatcaacGTTCACTATcaatatatgcataaatgatgtgtttaaatatatatactactcCTCGTTAAAGAAAAACGTCGATGTCCTGACTGTTTCGTGTTGAGAACTAAAGTTTTTGATGTTTTAATAACTGCTTCGTTAAAAAAAACAGAATCTTAACGTCTAATTATAATGCTGCCATCATTGTTAAACTTTGATgtacagaatataaaatattacaaaaagatGGTCAAAAATCTTTTCATTTAAACACAATTTTGCATTAAATCTTTGCGTGtcaaattttgatatattatttctaatatattgatatacgtttatatatctttattaataaaaattataattattaatggcatttaatacaaatgtatatatatttatatacatttaaatatatacagtaatatatatatatatattactttttcaaaaaaaaaaaaaaaaacttttagCACAGTAAAGGACGTTGAGATTCTTGAAAAAAAAGgtagaattagaaaaaacaaGAATAGCCGACGAATCGCATAATGTTGATGTGTGTAAGTAAAACTATTAGTTTGCAATTCATGTAACTAGATATCCGATGAATGTGACGTATGTTAATAAGCAAGTAAAATGTTACAAAGAAACTGTGTGCGTTTGTAATAGCGTTCCTTAAAC from Bombus pascuorum chromosome 2, iyBomPasc1.1, whole genome shotgun sequence encodes the following:
- the LOC132904614 gene encoding uncharacterized protein LOC132904614 isoform X1 — translated: MGKGDKRGIAQRSDAGTNLMGKFTQSVRRIVQDVKDEGTSSGQTKEEVIETNERLRIVRIRLDGSYEIAKRALVELMCKYTDSKQVRNVFQRYNLLKLMIKDVIKLETQYWTLVDIPKQEKQETVPAFVLRACSIMEKTHKSGEGVKTSARLAEEADTKRERIERLESMTTAQIEAENTQMTNDLYRLLKKYTGLRNLIRDLKEEYNSSKVYPIFPRYPILKDMIKDIMHNPDYMEVCHEVDQA
- the LOC132904614 gene encoding uncharacterized protein LOC132904614 isoform X2 codes for the protein MGKGDKRGIAQRSDGTNLMGKFTQSVRRIVQDVKDEGTSSGQTKEEVIETNERLRIVRIRLDGSYEIAKRALVELMCKYTDSKQVRNVFQRYNLLKLMIKDVIKLETQYWTLVDIPKQEKQETVPAFVLRACSIMEKTHKSGEGVKTSARLAEEADTKRERIERLESMTTAQIEAENTQMTNDLYRLLKKYTGLRNLIRDLKEEYNSSKVYPIFPRYPILKDMIKDIMHNPDYMEVCHEVDQA